GCGGGGCGGCTTTGAGCCGGTTTTCTCTCTCTCAATTCCACGAGATATACATAGCGCACGGTATCTGCCTTTATGCTTTGTATCATCTCGTCGAACATATTGGCGCCCTCGAATTTGTACTCGACGAGCGGGTCCTTCTGTGCGTAGGCGCGTAAGTTTACGGTCTGGCGCAGGTGATCCATCATGTCAATATGGTCCATCCACTTGTTGTCAACGTTCTGCAAAAGAACGAGACGCTCAAGCTGGCGCATGATGTCTTCGCCTATGCGCTTTTCCTTCGCCTCGTAGACCTCGAGCGCGCGCGTATGAAGAAAGTCGCTTAAATCGTCTCTCGTAATACGGTCGAAGTCCTCTGTCGTGTAGTTTAAGTCGTCGCGGGTGAGGAAAAGACCTTCAAACTGCGTTTTTAAGCCCTTTATATTCCACTCATCGGGAATATCTGAGTTCGCATAAAGCGCCACGTCGTCGTTTATCGTGTCTTCTATCATTTTTATTATGATAGGACGCATATTTTCGCCGTTTAATACTTGGCGGCGCTGCGAATAGATTATCTCGCGCTGCTGGTTCAATACGTCGTCGAACTTTATAACGTTCTTTCTGTATCCGAAGTTCTGGCTTTCCACGTTCTTCTGAGCGTTCTCAATGATGCTCGATACCATCTTGTGGTCGATGGGCTCGTCGTCGTCAAAGCCGAGCGTAGCCATTATGGGCTTTAACTTCTCGCCCGCGAAGAGACGCGCGATGTCGTCCTCAAGGGAGATAAGGAAGCTCGATTCGCCGGGGTCGCCCTGTCGTCCGGCGCGTCCGCGGAGCTGATTGTCTATGCGGCGGCTGTCGTGACGCTCCGTGCCCAGAATGTAAAGCCCGCCGGCCGCGCGCACCTTTTCGGCGTCGGGAGCTATGAGAGCCTTGTTCTTTGCAAGCAGCTCGGCGTAACGGCTGCGCGAGCGCAGAATATCTTCGTCGTTCGTCTCTGAAAATTCGGTCGCCTCAAAGATAAGGCGCTCGTCAAAGCCTTCCTTTTCCATTTCGCGCTTCGACATGAATTCGGCGTTGCCGCCGAGCATTATGTCGGTACCGCGTCCGGCCATGTTGGTGGCTATCGTTACGGCGCCGGGCTTTCCGGCCTGCGCTACTATATAAGCCTCTTTTTCGTGGTTCTTTGCGTTGAGTACCTCGTGGGGTATGCCGTTTCGTTTAAGAAGCTTTGACAAAAGCTCCGACTTTTCTATAGTTATAGTGCCGACGAGTATAGGCTGCCCCTTTGCGTGGCACTGCTTTATTATCTCCACTACGGCCTTGAACTTGCCCGCCTCGGTGCGGTATATGACGTCGGGATTGTCCTTTCGTATCATGGGCTTGTTCGTCGGTATCTCCACCACGTCGAGCTTATATATTTCTCTGAACTCCTCCTCCTCGGTAAGAGCCGTACCCGTCATGCCGGAGAGCTTTTTATATAATCTGAAGTAATTCTGGAACGTGATGCTCGCAAGCGTGCGGCTGTCCTTCTTTATGGGCACGTTCTCCTTTGCCTCGATAGCCTGGTGAAGTCCTTCGGAGTAGCGGCGGCCTATCATTATGCGTCCCGTGAACTCGTCGACGATAAGCACCTCGCCGTCCTTTACGACGTAGTCGATATCCTTCACTTTTACACCGTAGGCGTGTATTGCCTGATTTATATGATGAAGCAGGCGCATATGCTCGGGGTCCATAAGGTTGTCAACGTTGAACGCCTGCTCCGCCTTTTTAACGCCGCGCGGAGTGAGCGTCGCGTTCTTCGCCTTTTCGTCAACGATATAGTCGGCCTCGACGTCGTCGTAAGACTCCTTGTCGTCAAGCTCGACTATACGCATCGGGCGAAGACCCTTTACGAAGCGGTTAACCTTTTCGTATATTTCCGTAGAGTCGCCGCCCTGTCCCGAAATGATGAGCGGAGTGCGCGCCTCGTCTATAAGTATAGAGTCTACCTCGTCGACTATGGCGAAGGCGTGGCCGCGCTGCACCATGGCTTCCTTTCGCGTGACCATGTTGTCGCGCAGATAGTCGAAGCCGAACTCGTTGTTCGTGCCGTAAGTTATATCGGCGGCGTAGGCCGCCTGCTTTACGGAATGTTCGAGTCCGTTTACGACGAGCCCGACGCTTAACCCGAGATAACGGTATATCTTGCCCATCCATTCGCTGTCTCGCTTGGCAAGGTAGTCGTTGACGGTTACTATGTGAACGCCCTCTCCCGTGAGCGCCATAAGGTAGGCGGGGAGAGTAGCGACGAGCGTTTTGCCTTCGCCAGTCTTCATTTCGGCGATGCGTCCCTGATACAGCGCAAGGCCGCCGATGAGCTGCACGCGGTAATGCTTTAGCCCCAAAACGCGCCACGCCGCTTCGCGCACGGCGGCGAACGCCTCGGGCAGTATATCGTCGGTCGTTTCACCGGCCGAAAGCCGCGCCTTGAGCTTGTCGGTAATGCCGCGAAGCTCGGCCTGGCTCATCTGTGAGAACTGCGCGTCGAGAGCTTCGACTTTATCTATGATAGGATTCATGCGCTTCAGCTCTTTTTGGCTGTTAGTGCCGAATATCTTGTTTAAAAAACCCATTCTGTCCTCCGTTGTAAACTGTTTTTTGATTTCATAAAAAATATTATATTACACGACGCTTAAAAAATCTATTACGTAATTATAAACAATTTATATATAAATAATTTGCCGTTTTTTGCTTTCGGCCGCCTCGGAGCGTTCTGTTATAACACAAATAAAACCTAATATATAGAAAATAAAAAATATTATAATATACTTATATGTTTTTAATTGTGTTTTTTATGTTTTTGTTATATAATGATTAAGAATATGCTTGTCGGAAGAGACGTCTAGATAAAACAAAAGCCGATCTCAGCGGGGAAAAGCTTTTTGAGATTTACAT
This region of Clostridia bacterium genomic DNA includes:
- the secA gene encoding preprotein translocase subunit SecA — translated: MGFLNKIFGTNSQKELKRMNPIIDKVEALDAQFSQMSQAELRGITDKLKARLSAGETTDDILPEAFAAVREAAWRVLGLKHYRVQLIGGLALYQGRIAEMKTGEGKTLVATLPAYLMALTGEGVHIVTVNDYLAKRDSEWMGKIYRYLGLSVGLVVNGLEHSVKQAAYAADITYGTNNEFGFDYLRDNMVTRKEAMVQRGHAFAIVDEVDSILIDEARTPLIISGQGGDSTEIYEKVNRFVKGLRPMRIVELDDKESYDDVEADYIVDEKAKNATLTPRGVKKAEQAFNVDNLMDPEHMRLLHHINQAIHAYGVKVKDIDYVVKDGEVLIVDEFTGRIMIGRRYSEGLHQAIEAKENVPIKKDSRTLASITFQNYFRLYKKLSGMTGTALTEEEEFREIYKLDVVEIPTNKPMIRKDNPDVIYRTEAGKFKAVVEIIKQCHAKGQPILVGTITIEKSELLSKLLKRNGIPHEVLNAKNHEKEAYIVAQAGKPGAVTIATNMAGRGTDIMLGGNAEFMSKREMEKEGFDERLIFEATEFSETNDEDILRSRSRYAELLAKNKALIAPDAEKVRAAGGLYILGTERHDSRRIDNQLRGRAGRQGDPGESSFLISLEDDIARLFAGEKLKPIMATLGFDDDEPIDHKMVSSIIENAQKNVESQNFGYRKNVIKFDDVLNQQREIIYSQRRQVLNGENMRPIIIKMIEDTINDDVALYANSDIPDEWNIKGLKTQFEGLFLTRDDLNYTTEDFDRITRDDLSDFLHTRALEVYEAKEKRIGEDIMRQLERLVLLQNVDNKWMDHIDMMDHLRQTVNLRAYAQKDPLVEYKFEGANMFDEMIQSIKADTVRYVYLVELRERKPAQSRPAAPQNLKTNRDGGDNSKAGSGKPQPVKVGVKVGRNDPCPCGSGKKYKKCCGA